The Fusobacterium sp. genome contains the following window.
ACTTTTAAATGAAAAAAGAGAAATGCTAGTAGCCTGTATTCCTGGAAGTGATAATATAGATTTAAAAAAATTAGCAAAATTATCTGGAGATAAAAAAGTAGAAATGCTAGAAATGAAAGAACTTTTTAATATGACTGGATATATTAGAGGAGGATGTTCACCTGTTGGAATAAAGAAAAGACATAAAGCATTCATACATCAATCAGTTTTAATAAAAGATAAAATATTT
Protein-coding sequences here:
- the ybaK gene encoding Cys-tRNA(Pro) deacylase codes for the protein MRELDKNKIKYEYVEYEVDENDLSAISVSIKTGQDITKIFKTLILLNEKREMLVACIPGSDNIDLKKLAKLSGDKKVEMLEMKELFNMTGYIRGGCSPVGIKKRHKAFIHQSVLIKDKIFVSGGIRGVQIVISPEDLIKYLNMTVGDIIV